A region of Dermochelys coriacea isolate rDerCor1 chromosome 1, rDerCor1.pri.v4, whole genome shotgun sequence DNA encodes the following proteins:
- the LOC119853194 gene encoding zinc finger protein 883-like gives MAVRNYGIVQEDPDEDIEQPRTLSGSRSKGNISQSPEERDTSDGQHICGEDRLTTCTDCEKSCKTRTGELPYSCKVCGKSFSFRSAPSKHLRTHRGDRPCKCTECEKSFRDSFALIEHQRTHSGERPYECRECRKRFQGRSHVTKHQRIHTGEKPYICEECGKGECMECTESSYLSNHQRIHTGERPFTCRVCEKNFNHSSTLFKHQRTHTGERPFTCTECGKGFRGSSALTQHLRIHTGERLYAFRLCKKMFSRSLNCVAHQRIHTEERPFPCAECRKRFAKSSTFVQHQKTHTGERPYSCKECRKSFRFSSTLTKHRRTHTGDRLCKHTQGNECGKGFTDRSHFTNHQRIHTGERPYLCADWSKSFNHSSTLLKHQRIHTGERPFICTECGKGFSQSSTFIQHCRMHTGERPFICRVCKKSFSRSSNLAAHQKIHTGERPFQCTECGIGFSGSSTLTHHLRMHTGERPYACRVCKKSFSRCSHLAAHQRIHTGRDPSHALSVEKGSPTDQHSVNTRESIPERGPTTVKSVGKASDSAQHSPNT, from the exons atggctgttc GAAACTATGGGATTGTGCAGGAAGATCCTGATGAAGACATAGAGCAGCCTAGAACATTATCAGGCAGCAGATCCAAAGGGAATATTTCCCAGAGTCCTGAGGAGAGAGACACCTCTGATGGTCAGCACATCTGTGGAGAAGACAGGCTGACCACCTGCACTGACTGTGAGAAGAGCTGCA AGACCCGCACCGGGGAGCTGCCCTACAGCTGCAAAgtgtgcgggaaaagcttcagctTCAGATCAGCGCCCAGCAAACACTTGAGAACCCATAGAGGGGACAGGCCATGCAAATGCACAGAGTGTGAGAAGAGCTTCAGAGACAGTTTCGCCCTCATCGAGCACCAGAGGACACACAGTGGGGAGCGGCCCTACGAGTGCAGAGAGTGCAGGAAACGCTTCCAGGGGAGGTCGCACGTCACTaaacaccagagaatccacacaggagaaaaaccCTATATATGTGAAGAATGTGGGAAAGGAGAGTGCATGGAGTGCACGGAGAGTTCATAcctttctaaccatcagagaatccacacgggggAGAGACCCTTCACATGCAGGGTATGTGAGAAGAACTTCAATCACAGCTCCACTCTCTTCAAACATCAGAGGACCCACACGGGGGAGAGACCCTTCACATGCACCGAATGTGGAAAAGGCTTCCGTGGGAGCTCAGCCCTTACTCAGCATctgagaatccacacgggagagagactcTACGCCTTCAGGCTTTGCAAGAAGATGTTCAGTCGGAGTTTAAATTGCGTTgcacatcagaggatccacacagagGAGAGACCCTTCCCATGCGCTGAGTGTAGGAAAAGGTTTGCAAAGAGTTCCACATTCGTGCAGCACCAGAAAACCCACACTGGGGAGCGGCCCTACAGTTGCAAAGAGTGCAGGAAGAGCTTCAGGTTCAGCTCCACACTCACCAAACACCGGAGAACTCACACAGGAGACAGGCTGTGCAAACACACCCAGG GCAACGAGTGTGGGAAAGGGTTCACTGACAGATCACACTTTACTAatcaccagagaatccacacaggagagagaccctacctGTGTGCTGACTGGAGCAAGAGCTTCAATCACAGCTCCACTCTCCTGAAACATCAAAGAATTcacacaggggagagaccctTCATATGCACGGAGTGTGGGAagggcttcagccagagctcaaCGTTTATTCAGCATTGCAGaatgcacacaggagagagacccttcATTTGCAGAGTGTGCAAGAAAAGCTTCAGTCGGAGCTCGAACCTTGCTgcacatcagaaaatccacactgGGGAGAGACCCTTCCAATGCACTGAGTGTGGGAtaggcttcagtgggagctcaaCACTTACTCATCATCTGAGAAtgcacacgggagagagaccctacgcCTGCAGAGTGTGCAAGAAGAGCTTCAGTCGGTGCTCACACCTCGCTGctcatcagagaatccatacgGGGAGAGACCCTTCACATGCGCTGAGTGTGGAAAAAGGTTCACCGACAGATCAACATTCAGTCAACACTAGAGAATCCATACCGGAGAGAGGCCCTACCACTGTGaagagtgtgggaaaagcttcagattCAGCTCAACACTCACCAAACACCTGA